In Mixophyes fleayi isolate aMixFle1 chromosome 4, aMixFle1.hap1, whole genome shotgun sequence, the following proteins share a genomic window:
- the C4H15orf61 gene encoding uncharacterized protein C15orf61 homolog, translated as MLLVRTAHNVLLRILLFPAGSFGQTRPNASEVLTQHLLRRNLPHWTSFCVKYSTVNNDQFALSNFNWEVNGTNYHVLRTGCFPFIKYHCSRAAPQDLHLHNHFFTTLKAINLGIPTLMYGLGSWLFARVTETVPTSCGPVTVYFLIKEDEGAMF; from the exons ATGCTTCTGGTGAGAACAGCCCACAATGTCTTGTTACGAATACTCCTCTTCCCGGCAGGATCTTTCGGGCAGACTCGTCCCAACGCCTCTGAGGTTCTGACCCAGCACCTTCTACGGCGGAACTTGCCACACTGGACTTCTTTCTGTGTGAAGTACAGCACTGTCAACAATGACCAGTTTGCTTTATCTAACTTTAACTGGGAAGTGAACGGCACAAATTACCATGTCCTCAGGACGGGCTGCTTCCCTTTTATTAAATATCACtgctcccgtgctgccccccaggACCTGCATCTCCACAACCACTTCTTTACCACACTGAAAGCCATAAATCTAG GGATCCCTACTCTTATGTATGGCCTGGGATCCTGGCTTTTTGCCCGAGTTACTGAGACTGTCCCTACCAGCTGTGGACCAGTGACCGTCTACTTTCTGATCAAGGAGGACGAAGGAGCCATGTTTTGA